In bacterium, a genomic segment contains:
- a CDS encoding glutamate--cysteine ligase has translation MSDASNLPIESKDQLTEFIRGGEKPPEEWKVGTEHEKIGLLAESYQPVPYEGERGIGSILEAMAREDDWDRIYEGPNLIALAKDGASITLEPGGQLELSGAPLRTIHETCSEFHGHLELVRNVSGPRGVVWLSLGINPLHEVEDIPRMPKARYRIMREYLPTRADLPLHMMHLTATVQANMDFADEEDMVRKLRTALGVSSIVSAIFANSSIAGGKASGFASRRVHIWRHTDPDRCGLLPFVFEEGFGYERYVEWALDIPLFFIVRDGNYLPASGTTFREFMQRGLEGHRATVDDWNLHLTTLFPEVRLKRVIEVRGTDAVPAGLICALPALWKGLLYDADALAGAWDLVRSHTAAERLMGLEDVARRGLGAEVGGRPVLELAKELVALSSEGLRRIRHAGRRDPDERGYLDPILSQLEAGRSPGEEILDRWEGAWGRSVPRLIEYARY, from the coding sequence GTGAGTGACGCTTCCAACCTGCCCATCGAATCCAAAGACCAGCTGACCGAGTTCATTCGCGGTGGTGAGAAGCCTCCCGAGGAATGGAAGGTCGGCACCGAGCACGAGAAGATCGGGCTGCTTGCCGAGAGCTACCAGCCCGTGCCCTACGAAGGTGAGCGCGGGATTGGATCGATTCTCGAGGCGATGGCCAGGGAGGACGACTGGGACCGGATCTACGAAGGGCCGAATCTGATCGCCCTCGCGAAAGATGGTGCGAGTATCACCCTCGAGCCGGGCGGACAGCTGGAACTTTCCGGGGCGCCGCTTCGCACCATTCACGAAACCTGTTCCGAGTTCCACGGTCATCTCGAGCTGGTGCGCAATGTTTCCGGGCCTCGCGGGGTGGTCTGGCTCTCTCTCGGCATCAACCCGCTTCATGAGGTCGAGGACATTCCGCGCATGCCGAAGGCGCGCTATCGGATCATGCGCGAATACCTTCCGACCCGCGCGGATCTGCCGCTGCACATGATGCATCTGACGGCGACGGTGCAGGCCAACATGGATTTTGCAGACGAAGAAGACATGGTGCGAAAGCTCCGCACGGCGCTCGGTGTTTCTTCGATCGTGTCGGCCATCTTCGCCAACTCGTCGATTGCCGGCGGCAAGGCCAGCGGTTTTGCGTCGCGACGGGTGCACATCTGGCGCCATACGGATCCAGATCGCTGTGGTCTCTTGCCTTTCGTGTTCGAAGAGGGTTTCGGCTACGAGCGCTACGTCGAGTGGGCGCTCGATATCCCCCTGTTCTTCATCGTGCGCGATGGCAACTACCTGCCCGCATCGGGAACCACCTTCCGGGAATTCATGCAGCGGGGCCTGGAGGGCCATCGGGCCACCGTCGACGATTGGAACCTCCATCTGACGACGCTCTTCCCCGAGGTCCGTCTGAAGCGGGTGATCGAGGTGCGCGGCACGGATGCGGTCCCCGCTGGCTTGATCTGCGCTCTTCCCGCCTTGTGGAAGGGCTTGCTGTATGACGCGGATGCCCTGGCGGGAGCGTGGGATCTGGTACGCAGCCATACGGCTGCCGAGCGGCTGATGGGCCTCGAAGACGTCGCCCGGCGGGGCCTGGGCGCCGAGGTGGGCGGGCGCCCTGTCCTGGAGCTCGCCAAGGAGCTCGTCGCCCTCTCGTCCGAGGGCCTGCGTCGGATCCGCCACGCCGGAAGGCGTGATCCAGACGAACGGGGCTACCTGGACCCGATTCTGAGCCAGCTCGAGGCGGGCCGCAGCCCGGGCGAAGAAATCCTGGACCGCTGGGAGGGCGCCTGGGGGCGATCCGTTCCGCGGTTGATCGAGTATGCGCGTTACTGA
- a CDS encoding DUF84 family protein → MSGPALGRLAGLRRVRVGSMNPPKLEGVRMALAAYCPDAEILGAEVASGVAEQPCGLPEIQRGARNRAQAARESGACDLAVGYEDGLVEIEGAGWLNIGCAALLDAGHASIGLSSGFSYPPACIPPAVEGGEPIGDVFDKLWREHHPGGGRESSALSTGNVGKLSAGVLTRAEYTRHAVLCALVSWLHPELYAPGAEP, encoded by the coding sequence GTGAGCGGCCCCGCCTTGGGGCGGCTCGCTGGTCTTCGGCGGGTACGCGTTGGCTCGATGAACCCTCCGAAGCTCGAGGGCGTACGGATGGCCCTGGCTGCCTACTGCCCGGATGCCGAAATCCTGGGCGCTGAAGTGGCCAGTGGTGTCGCCGAGCAGCCCTGCGGCCTCCCGGAGATCCAGCGGGGGGCACGCAACCGGGCCCAGGCGGCACGCGAGAGCGGCGCCTGCGATCTCGCGGTCGGCTACGAAGACGGGCTGGTGGAGATCGAGGGCGCTGGCTGGCTCAACATCGGCTGCGCGGCGTTGCTGGATGCCGGGCATGCGAGCATTGGATTGTCTTCGGGCTTCTCGTATCCCCCGGCGTGCATCCCGCCCGCAGTCGAGGGCGGCGAACCCATCGGGGACGTGTTCGACAAGCTCTGGCGCGAGCATCATCCGGGCGGCGGACGAGAATCTTCCGCTCTTTCCACGGGTAACGTCGGAAAATTGAGTGCCGGCGTTCTCACGCGTGCCGAATACACCCGCCACGCCGTACTCTGTGCACTCGTTTCCTGGCTCCATCCCGAACTCTATGCGCCCGGGGCTGAACCGTGA
- a CDS encoding M23 family metallopeptidase — MNLREVRRPEILAAVLTGFGLLLVVVLLHTGRTSVSVPTAAAVVPEPAVTAPASPVVPDPALTITEGELAQAETLSAALRRNKVDWLVIHQIDSGMLPVFDFRYARPGDHFRLAQDERGALVQFNYDRSVLERYELNAEGETFVAARIEAEIETRHARIAGVVASSLYESVSALGEATELASDFADIFAWDVDFSRSVQRGDEFSILYERRFLETDAGAEVYIGPGRILAARYSNAGGDFHAIGYGSAGELEGYYRPDGSSVERQFLRAPLKYRRISSRYTMGRLHPILKVRRPHQGIDYAAPTGTPVWSVASGKVIFRGVQGGFGKLVKVRHSNGYESYYGHLSRFASNLPVGAQVQQKQIIGYVGSTGLSTGPHLDFRLKQHGRYLNPATLQTPPAKPIPAEAMARFHATRDALLRELDPPPLMAVTNEAM; from the coding sequence ATGAACCTGCGCGAGGTGCGACGGCCGGAGATTCTTGCCGCAGTGCTGACCGGTTTCGGTCTGTTGCTGGTCGTCGTGCTGTTGCACACCGGGCGCACGTCCGTGAGCGTGCCGACCGCCGCCGCGGTCGTGCCCGAGCCGGCTGTGACGGCGCCCGCTTCGCCTGTCGTCCCCGATCCCGCCCTGACCATCACTGAAGGGGAGCTCGCCCAGGCCGAGACCCTTTCCGCTGCGCTTCGTCGCAACAAGGTCGATTGGCTCGTCATTCATCAGATCGATTCGGGCATGCTCCCGGTCTTCGATTTCCGCTACGCGCGGCCGGGTGATCACTTCCGCCTGGCCCAGGACGAGCGCGGCGCGTTGGTTCAATTCAATTACGATCGCTCGGTGCTCGAGCGCTATGAGCTGAACGCCGAGGGCGAGACGTTCGTGGCGGCCCGCATCGAGGCCGAGATCGAGACGCGTCATGCGCGCATCGCCGGCGTCGTGGCAAGCAGCCTGTACGAATCCGTCAGCGCCCTTGGTGAGGCCACTGAGCTGGCCAGCGATTTCGCCGACATCTTTGCCTGGGACGTCGATTTCTCGCGAAGCGTTCAGCGCGGTGACGAGTTCTCGATCCTTTACGAGCGGCGCTTCCTGGAGACCGACGCGGGCGCTGAGGTCTACATCGGTCCGGGCCGGATCCTGGCCGCTCGCTACTCGAATGCCGGCGGCGATTTTCACGCCATCGGGTATGGGAGTGCCGGCGAGCTGGAGGGCTACTACCGGCCTGATGGCTCCTCGGTGGAACGCCAGTTCCTGCGTGCGCCACTCAAGTATCGGAGAATCAGCTCGCGTTACACGATGGGTCGCTTGCACCCGATCCTCAAGGTGCGCCGTCCGCATCAGGGGATCGACTACGCCGCACCGACGGGTACGCCGGTCTGGTCGGTGGCTTCGGGCAAGGTGATCTTCCGCGGTGTCCAGGGCGGCTTCGGCAAGCTGGTCAAGGTTCGCCATTCCAACGGCTACGAGTCCTACTACGGGCACCTCTCCCGCTTTGCGTCGAACCTGCCGGTGGGTGCACAGGTGCAGCAAAAGCAGATCATCGGCTACGTGGGTTCGACGGGTCTTTCGACCGGGCCGCACCTCGATTTCCGGCTCAAGCAGCACGGCCGCTATCTCAACCCGGCGACCCTGCAAACGCCTCCGGCGAAGCCGATTCCTGCTGAAGCCATGGCCCGCTTCCATGCGACCCGCGATGCACTCCTGCGCGAGCTGGATCCGCCGCCGCTCATGGCCGTCACGAACGAGGCGATGTAG
- a CDS encoding M20/M25/M40 family metallo-hydrolase, with translation MFRARVLWVGGILFAWLWASGLGCSGFAGPTGQEHADVAPSARGGAVELLSRVLQFDTTNPPGNEGPLARFLSDWAGSRGIEARVIDLHGPSESAAVPAGRAAFWARIPGTGKAGGAIILLSHLDVVPVDPADSAGWGGIDPFGGVVYDGNVIGRGALDAKGALVVHLAAALRLAGRKKPLGRDVIVLSTPDEELGGLEGAARVLREQPELVAGAAYLLTIGGGITVGPSGIGAAPGLWEIGVAEKTPCWLELRARGTAGHGAGGSQDSAVDRLLGALERIRDLPRPVRVVPEVATLFAGLAPRASAEDRAGFADLDAALRDDAGFRQRFLADPARAALVRDTFAITTLRGSRQINVIPGEAVAGVDARLLPDESCADFAEATRRAANDPDIQVDVRFTYANRASPSETPLMDAIRRVAARVDPGSLVVPRVGTGASDAHWFREHGIVAYGFIPRRLRPVEGRRIHGSGERISKANLRFGTEVLVSLLEELDR, from the coding sequence GTGTTCCGAGCGCGCGTGTTGTGGGTGGGGGGAATCCTCTTCGCCTGGCTCTGGGCCTCAGGGCTAGGGTGCTCAGGTTTCGCTGGCCCGACCGGGCAGGAGCATGCCGATGTTGCTCCAAGTGCGCGAGGGGGGGCAGTAGAGCTCCTTTCACGTGTTCTTCAGTTTGACACCACGAATCCCCCGGGGAACGAAGGGCCCCTGGCGCGGTTCCTTTCGGACTGGGCAGGGAGCCGGGGAATCGAAGCCCGGGTCATCGATCTTCACGGCCCGTCGGAGTCGGCTGCTGTCCCCGCGGGGCGGGCCGCGTTCTGGGCGCGGATCCCGGGAACGGGCAAGGCGGGGGGCGCGATCATCCTGCTCTCCCATCTCGATGTGGTGCCTGTCGATCCCGCCGACAGCGCCGGCTGGGGCGGGATCGATCCCTTCGGCGGGGTCGTATACGACGGCAATGTGATCGGGCGTGGCGCCCTGGATGCCAAGGGTGCCCTGGTCGTGCATCTCGCCGCGGCTTTGCGGCTAGCGGGCCGCAAGAAGCCTCTCGGGCGGGATGTCATCGTCCTCTCGACTCCCGACGAAGAGCTTGGTGGCCTGGAAGGCGCGGCGCGGGTGCTGCGGGAACAACCAGAGCTCGTGGCCGGAGCGGCCTACCTGCTGACCATTGGGGGTGGGATCACCGTTGGCCCAAGTGGCATCGGGGCCGCACCGGGGCTCTGGGAGATCGGCGTTGCGGAGAAGACGCCCTGCTGGCTCGAGCTACGTGCGCGGGGGACAGCCGGGCATGGTGCAGGCGGCAGCCAGGATTCCGCCGTCGATCGTCTGCTCGGGGCCCTCGAGCGCATTCGGGACCTGCCGCGGCCCGTCCGGGTCGTCCCCGAGGTCGCGACCCTCTTCGCAGGCCTGGCGCCGAGGGCAAGCGCGGAGGATCGGGCGGGGTTTGCCGATCTCGACGCCGCCCTGCGAGACGACGCCGGCTTCCGCCAGCGCTTCCTTGCCGACCCGGCGCGAGCTGCGCTGGTTCGCGACACCTTCGCGATCACGACGTTGCGCGGTAGCCGCCAGATCAACGTGATCCCCGGTGAGGCCGTGGCGGGGGTCGATGCCCGATTGCTTCCGGACGAAAGCTGCGCAGATTTCGCCGAAGCCACGCGGCGCGCGGCCAACGACCCGGACATCCAGGTGGACGTCCGCTTCACGTATGCGAATCGCGCCTCCCCCTCGGAGACACCTCTCATGGACGCAATCCGACGCGTCGCGGCGCGGGTCGACCCGGGCTCGCTCGTCGTCCCGCGTGTCGGCACCGGCGCCAGCGATGCCCACTGGTTCCGCGAGCACGGCATCGTCGCCTACGGCTTCATTCCTCGCCGGCTTCGGCCCGTCGAGGGCCGGCGGATTCACGGGTCCGGCGAACGCATCAGCAAGGCCAACCTCCGGTTCGGAACCGAGGTTCTCGTCTCACTCCTCGAAGAGCTCGACCGCTAG
- a CDS encoding aminotransferase class I/II-fold pyridoxal phosphate-dependent enzyme produces the protein MNPLARELNASLEAAAPEVLAMLSPLGRRLYFPKGILSQSAEAKAKGHRFNATIGIATEGGQAMHLPSVHRHLVDIAPDDAYTYAGGGGRPELRKRWQEKQRAENPCLEGKAFGLPIVTSALTHGLSLVGDLFIAPGDRIVLPDKLWGNYRLGYEVRLGAEIATYPFYSETGFNTTGFAEALEREAQGREKLIVLLNFPNNPTGYMPTEAEGEAIVAALSAQAERGTKLVVLLDDAYFGLFYHLGGPSMTESLFGRLVGIHPNLLAIRLDGATKELFVWGLRCGFLTFGPGREETADAACQVLDAKIRGAIRGSISNSPMLSQTLVEESLASSSIDEERKQKCEILRARAEMVYEVANAPRFRESWDVYPFNSGYFMCLDVKGVDAEPLRVHLLDAHGTGLIATGKRDLRVAFSCLELEEIEPLFETIHQAIQQLRED, from the coding sequence CTGAACCCGCTCGCCCGCGAGCTGAACGCGAGCCTGGAAGCGGCTGCGCCCGAGGTACTGGCGATGCTCTCGCCGCTCGGACGCCGGCTCTATTTTCCGAAGGGCATCCTCTCGCAATCGGCGGAAGCCAAGGCCAAAGGCCACCGTTTCAACGCGACGATCGGCATCGCCACCGAAGGTGGGCAAGCGATGCACCTGCCTTCGGTGCACCGGCATCTCGTCGATATCGCGCCCGACGATGCCTACACCTACGCGGGCGGTGGTGGCCGTCCGGAGCTTCGAAAGCGCTGGCAAGAGAAGCAGCGAGCGGAGAACCCGTGCCTCGAGGGCAAGGCCTTCGGTCTGCCGATCGTCACGAGTGCGCTCACCCATGGGCTCAGTCTGGTCGGAGATCTGTTCATTGCTCCGGGCGATCGCATCGTCTTGCCCGACAAACTGTGGGGCAACTATCGGCTTGGCTATGAGGTGCGGCTCGGCGCCGAGATCGCGACCTATCCGTTCTACTCGGAGACCGGCTTCAACACGACCGGCTTCGCCGAAGCGCTCGAACGCGAAGCCCAGGGCCGCGAGAAGCTCATCGTGTTGCTCAACTTTCCGAACAACCCGACCGGCTACATGCCCACCGAGGCCGAGGGCGAAGCCATCGTCGCTGCACTATCGGCCCAGGCCGAACGCGGCACGAAGCTGGTGGTGTTGCTCGACGACGCCTACTTCGGCCTCTTCTATCATCTGGGCGGGCCTTCGATGACCGAATCCCTGTTCGGTCGCCTGGTCGGCATCCACCCGAACCTCCTGGCGATTCGCCTCGACGGCGCGACGAAGGAACTCTTCGTCTGGGGCTTGCGTTGCGGCTTCCTCACGTTCGGTCCGGGGCGCGAAGAGACTGCCGACGCGGCATGCCAGGTGCTAGACGCAAAGATCCGCGGTGCCATTCGCGGCAGTATCTCGAACAGCCCGATGCTCTCGCAGACGCTCGTGGAGGAATCGTTGGCCTCGTCGTCCATCGACGAAGAGCGCAAACAGAAATGCGAGATCCTGCGTGCGCGGGCCGAGATGGTCTACGAAGTCGCCAATGCGCCGCGCTTCCGCGAGAGCTGGGACGTCTACCCGTTCAACAGCGGCTACTTCATGTGCCTCGACGTCAAAGGGGTCGACGCCGAGCCCTTGCGCGTCCACCTGCTCGATGCCCATGGCACCGGATTGATCGCAACCGGCAAGCGAGATCTGCGCGTGGCCTTCAGCTGTCTGGAGCTGGAAGAAATCGAACCTCTCTTCGAGACCATCCACCAAGCCATTCAGCAGCTCCGCGAGGACTGA
- a CDS encoding GNAT family N-acetyltransferase: protein MSQPAGPIRPARVEERGALGELLAGLLAHHGDHPRYAAAAAGGAPASLLADYLGHPDGKVFVAEEEGQPVGLISVALARRPAFFAESLRGHVEHLYVLPEVRRSGLGRALVEAAFGWLRLAGATRVELEVARDNPEGQAFWEALGFEPVTVVLERQL from the coding sequence GTGAGCCAGCCCGCCGGGCCGATCCGTCCGGCCCGGGTCGAGGAGCGCGGGGCGTTGGGCGAGCTGTTGGCGGGGCTTCTGGCTCACCACGGCGACCATCCACGCTACGCCGCAGCCGCTGCCGGCGGGGCACCGGCCTCGTTGTTGGCGGATTACCTCGGGCATCCCGATGGCAAGGTCTTCGTGGCCGAGGAAGAGGGCCAGCCGGTGGGCTTGATCAGCGTGGCCCTGGCGCGCAGGCCGGCGTTCTTCGCTGAATCGCTGCGAGGGCACGTGGAGCATCTGTATGTGCTGCCCGAGGTGCGGAGGAGCGGCCTCGGCCGTGCCCTGGTGGAGGCGGCCTTTGGTTGGCTGCGTCTGGCCGGTGCCACCCGAGTAGAGCTCGAGGTGGCACGGGACAATCCAGAGGGCCAGGCGTTCTGGGAGGCGCTCGGCTTCGAGCCGGTTACGGTCGTGCTGGAACGCCAGCTCTGA
- a CDS encoding FAD-dependent thymidylate synthase yields MAELRGRVTEAVQDGGPEIRLRNCFDAPYDDAIAAARTCYSPRVIRPDEITPGQRERIGPLTYQGGHHTVYTHATFEFELSGISRQLVWSLLHAFPFYNTEQQSQRYVKLGEPCAHVPDALAGEARDVYEQSIRDAWGAYAELTRLLVPRTSAILSDLWRLPDRASKAFGRSVAKEAEKKAIETARYVIPVACHTAMVYTISGITLHRLRRMAAACDAPTEARRVVGRMVEEVRKLDPNFIDAIGEGPLEEDEIIEFAGRQRGQADLAGLEAFDKSLDGRSARLVDWGARAPRVVADAVRSVLGESDLDDASALALALDPAKNRYRLDRLNVSAHSPVMRALAHAHYTFRKKLSHTADSQDQRHRMVPGSRPLLLFNVPDRPDVIEPELIAEDPACHAVFRESVEASWEARRQLHALGVEPEFALYVLPNALALRFEESGSLLHLLHKWTMRTCLNAQREIFEASMDEIAQVRDVHPDLMDHVGPPCSVRTGLVRPRCTEGSHFCGVPVWRSFPDIERRI; encoded by the coding sequence GTGGCAGAGCTTCGAGGCCGAGTAACGGAGGCCGTGCAGGACGGCGGGCCGGAGATCCGACTGCGCAATTGTTTCGACGCGCCCTACGACGACGCGATCGCTGCTGCGCGTACCTGCTATTCGCCCCGCGTAATTCGGCCCGATGAGATCACCCCTGGCCAGCGCGAACGCATAGGTCCACTCACCTATCAAGGTGGACACCACACGGTGTATACCCATGCCACGTTCGAGTTCGAGCTTTCGGGGATCTCCCGTCAACTGGTCTGGTCGTTGCTGCATGCATTCCCCTTCTACAACACGGAGCAGCAGAGCCAGCGCTACGTGAAACTCGGGGAACCGTGTGCCCACGTGCCCGATGCGTTGGCCGGCGAGGCGCGCGACGTCTACGAGCAGTCGATCCGAGATGCTTGGGGTGCCTATGCTGAGCTGACGCGGCTGCTCGTGCCGCGTACCTCCGCGATCCTTTCCGATCTCTGGCGCCTGCCCGACCGGGCATCGAAGGCTTTCGGCCGAAGCGTGGCCAAGGAGGCCGAGAAGAAGGCGATCGAGACGGCACGTTATGTCATCCCGGTCGCTTGCCATACGGCGATGGTCTACACGATCAGCGGTATCACCTTGCACCGGTTGCGTCGCATGGCCGCGGCTTGTGATGCGCCTACCGAAGCGCGTCGCGTCGTCGGCCGGATGGTCGAGGAAGTGCGCAAGCTCGATCCGAATTTCATCGATGCGATCGGGGAGGGTCCGCTCGAAGAGGATGAGATCATCGAGTTCGCGGGCCGGCAGCGCGGGCAAGCGGATCTGGCAGGTCTCGAGGCTTTCGATAAATCTCTCGACGGGCGGAGTGCGAGGCTCGTCGACTGGGGTGCCCGTGCACCGCGAGTCGTGGCCGATGCCGTGCGCTCGGTGCTCGGCGAATCGGATCTGGACGATGCTTCCGCCCTCGCCCTCGCACTCGACCCGGCGAAGAATCGTTACCGCCTCGACCGCCTGAACGTCTCCGCTCACTCTCCAGTGATGCGCGCGCTCGCCCACGCCCACTACACGTTCCGCAAGAAGCTCTCGCATACGGCCGATTCCCAGGACCAACGGCATCGCATGGTGCCTGGCTCCCGACCGCTACTGCTCTTCAACGTTCCGGACAGGCCGGATGTCATCGAGCCGGAACTAATCGCCGAGGATCCGGCCTGCCACGCCGTCTTTCGTGAGAGCGTCGAGGCCTCCTGGGAGGCAAGGCGGCAGCTGCACGCCCTCGGAGTGGAACCGGAATTCGCCCTCTACGTTTTGCCAAACGCCCTCGCCCTGCGTTTCGAGGAATCGGGCAGCCTGCTTCACCTGCTGCACAAATGGACGATGCGCACCTGCTTGAATGCCCAGCGAGAGATCTTCGAAGCCTCGATGGACGAGATCGCCCAGGTGCGCGACGTGCATCCAGACCTGATGGATCATGTCGGTCCGCCCTGCTCCGTACGCACCGGGCTCGTCCGCCCGCGCTGCACCGAAGGCAGCCATTTCTGCGGAGTTCCCGTGTGGCGGAGTTTTCCGGACATCGAGCGGAGGATCTGA
- a CDS encoding sigma-54-dependent Fis family transcriptional regulator, which translates to MPRVLVVDDETGVRESLRMLLKDECEVVTADGADAGLRAMAELPMDLVLLDLVMPGKSGLAFLEELSEQAGAPPVVVLTATKTVTTAVEAMKLGAADYVTKPYEIDALRIKVRQLLQHRALEREVVRLTDELDQRTRIGDLIGRSDAMREVFRSIERLARSPATVLIEGESGTGKELAARALHDLSPRASGPFVPVNCAAIPDTLMESELFGHERGAFTDARDRRIGKFEAASGGTLFLDEIGELAPGPQAKLLRALQERVIERVGGSQTIEVDARILAATNRNLEREVQEGRFREDLYYRIHVVPLVLPPLRERREDVKLLAERFLKTARERDGRGPARIERDAQLALERHRWPGNVRELENVIERAVTLCDGEVLQREDLPEALARGAHTETLRERLQSGQLSLENTVASFEQELLREALDRNDWNQTRAAEALGLTRRLLKIKMDKHGLTKNKSTGGDGVYN; encoded by the coding sequence ATGCCCCGCGTGCTGGTCGTCGATGATGAGACAGGCGTCCGCGAATCCTTGCGCATGCTGCTGAAGGACGAATGCGAGGTGGTGACGGCGGACGGCGCGGACGCCGGCCTGCGCGCCATGGCCGAGCTTCCGATGGACCTGGTGCTGCTCGATCTGGTCATGCCCGGCAAGAGCGGGCTGGCCTTCCTGGAAGAGCTATCGGAGCAGGCAGGCGCACCACCGGTCGTCGTACTGACGGCGACCAAGACGGTGACGACGGCAGTCGAGGCCATGAAGCTCGGCGCAGCCGACTATGTGACCAAGCCCTACGAAATCGACGCCCTGCGCATCAAGGTGCGCCAACTGCTCCAACATCGCGCACTCGAACGCGAGGTCGTGCGGCTGACCGATGAACTCGATCAACGCACCCGGATCGGCGATCTGATCGGGCGCAGCGATGCCATGCGAGAAGTATTTCGTAGCATCGAACGTCTGGCGCGTTCGCCCGCGACCGTGCTCATCGAAGGCGAGAGCGGCACGGGGAAAGAGCTTGCCGCGCGAGCCTTGCACGATCTCTCACCGCGGGCGAGCGGTCCTTTCGTACCCGTGAATTGCGCAGCCATTCCTGACACGTTGATGGAAAGCGAACTCTTCGGTCATGAGCGCGGCGCGTTCACCGACGCCAGAGATCGGCGTATCGGCAAGTTCGAAGCCGCTTCGGGTGGAACACTCTTCCTCGACGAAATCGGCGAACTCGCTCCCGGCCCTCAGGCCAAGCTGCTGCGCGCCCTGCAGGAGCGGGTGATCGAGCGCGTGGGCGGAAGCCAGACGATCGAAGTCGATGCGCGCATCCTCGCGGCCACGAACCGGAACCTCGAACGCGAAGTTCAGGAGGGACGCTTCCGCGAAGACCTCTACTACCGCATCCACGTCGTGCCCCTGGTGTTGCCGCCCCTTCGCGAGCGTCGCGAAGACGTCAAGCTCCTCGCCGAGCGCTTCCTCAAGACCGCACGCGAGCGCGATGGTCGCGGCCCGGCGCGCATCGAACGGGATGCCCAGCTCGCACTCGAGCGTCACCGCTGGCCCGGAAACGTCCGCGAACTCGAGAACGTCATCGAGCGCGCCGTGACCCTCTGCGACGGCGAAGTCCTGCAACGAGAAGACCTGCCGGAAGCGCTGGCTCGCGGCGCCCATACGGAAACGCTTCGAGAACGGCTCCAGAGCGGTCAGCTCTCCCTCGAAAACACCGTCGCCAGCTTCGAGCAGGAGTTGCTTCGAGAAGCCCTCGACCGCAACGACTGGAACCAGACGCGCGCCGCCGAAGCACTAGGCCTGACCCGCCGCCTCCTCAAGATCAAAATGGACAAACACGGCCTGACCAAGAACAAGTCAACCGGCGGGGACGGGGTTTACAATTGA
- a CDS encoding DUF4124 domain-containing protein — protein MSVYRTLGMLALLTGLALASPANTEIYRCTGPDGTVRFTGDASQCPGAKKHESKREIQAIPAPASGRSRRVPAARAETAATEDANAARWRGKKLQAQQQLAALEARLPGLKKAIGWCNRGSTLYRTDDLGRRRTIKCEDVQGEFEQLEQAHDQVSQYLAEGLEEECRRSGCLPGWIR, from the coding sequence ATGAGCGTCTACCGTACGCTAGGCATGCTGGCGTTGCTGACGGGGCTGGCTCTTGCAAGCCCCGCGAACACCGAGATCTACCGCTGCACCGGCCCGGACGGAACCGTGCGGTTCACCGGAGACGCCTCCCAATGTCCCGGCGCAAAGAAGCACGAGTCCAAGCGCGAGATCCAAGCCATTCCAGCGCCCGCATCGGGCCGTTCGCGAAGGGTTCCCGCGGCCAGGGCCGAGACCGCCGCGACCGAGGATGCCAACGCTGCCCGCTGGCGGGGTAAGAAACTCCAAGCGCAGCAGCAGCTCGCTGCCCTCGAAGCCCGCCTGCCCGGATTGAAGAAGGCCATTGGCTGGTGCAATCGCGGCAGCACGCTCTACAGGACCGACGATCTCGGTCGCCGCCGCACGATCAAGTGCGAAGACGTCCAGGGAGAATTCGAGCAACTCGAACAAGCCCACGACCAGGTATCCCAATACCTCGCCGAAGGCCTCGAAGAAGAATGCCGCCGTTCCGGCTGCCTACCAGGCTGGATCCGCTAG